The Candidatus Poribacteria bacterium nucleotide sequence GCCTTGCCGATTCCCCGAGACGCTCCCGTGACGAGAGCGGCTTTACCCTTCAGCGAGAACACGAGCTGTCTCCTCGAACTCCTCGCGCGACTGACTGGTCAGCGTCCGGCTTCCCGACAAGGTCCGGCGCGCCAGTCCGGCGAGCACGGTTCCGGGTCCGACTTCGACGAACCGTCGGATGCCGTCCGAAGCCATCTGTCGTAGCGTGTGCTCCCATCGCACCGGGCTCGTCATCTGCTGGGTCAGCAGCGACCGGATGATCGCCGAATCCGTTTCGGCGCGAGCCGAGACGTTACAGTAGATCGGAAGCAATGGCGGAGCGAGATCGGCGGCGCTCAGGAGCTCCGCCATGTCCACGGCGGCGTCCTCCATCAGCGGCGAATGGAACGCCGAGGAGACGCGCAATGGCATGATTCGCTTGGCGCCGGCAGCCCGCGCCATATCGCTCGCGCGGTCGAGCGCCTCGAGATCGCCGGAGATAACGATTTGACCAGGGCAGTTGTAGTTGGCGATGGTGACGATCTCATCTTCGTGGCTGGCTTCCTCGCAGATCGCCTCCAGGACATCGGTCTCGATGCCGATCATGGCGAGCATGCCAGCGGCTCTCCCCTTGCCAGCGGACGCCATGAGCTCGCCGCGACGTAGAACCAGCTCGAGCGCCGCGCCAAACGAAAGGACGCCTGCCGCGACGAGTGCGGAGTACTCGCCCAGGCTGTGACCTGCTACGGCTGACGGAGCCACGCCCATTGAGCGGAAGGCTTCGAGGGTCGCCACGCTGACGGTCAGAATGGCTGGCTGTGTCGTCTCAGTCTGATCAAGGGCTTCGGCTGGACCCTCAGAGACGATCCGCCGGACATCGAATCCCGCTGATTCCGCCTGATCATAGACAGTGGCGGCTTCGGGCAGTCCGTCGAGCCACTTCCCCATCCCAAGGGATTGCGATCCCTGGCCCGGGAACAAGAACGCGACATCGTCCATGCGCCATCCTGAATCGAGTGAGGCCCGGGCTTACACGCGGATGATATTGACGCCCCAAGTCCACCCGGCGCCGAACGTCA carries:
- the fabD gene encoding ACP S-malonyltransferase: MDDVAFLFPGQGSQSLGMGKWLDGLPEAATVYDQAESAGFDVRRIVSEGPAEALDQTETTQPAILTVSVATLEAFRSMGVAPSAVAGHSLGEYSALVAAGVLSFGAALELVLRRGELMASAGKGRAAGMLAMIGIETDVLEAICEEASHEDEIVTIANYNCPGQIVISGDLEALDRASDMARAAGAKRIMPLRVSSAFHSPLMEDAAVDMAELLSAADLAPPLLPIYCNVSARAETDSAIIRSLLTQQMTSPVRWEHTLRQMASDGIRRFVEVGPGTVLAGLARRTLSGSRTLTSQSREEFEETARVLAEG